The Bifidobacterium eulemuris genome includes a window with the following:
- a CDS encoding ABC transporter ATP-binding protein, which yields MTFDTFANSVGYAPIPPDPDAAVSIRGLFKRFDDKVAVNGLALDIPVGSFYGLVGPNGAGKTTTLNMLTGLLVPDAGTAMILGNDVWSDVNRVKREIGVMPQAGQIFDRLTGLQLLVYSGMLRGMRREEVLRRANDLLNAFDLAQSANTMVVDYSSGMTKKICLAAAMIHSPRILVLDEPFESVDPVSSANLRDILVEYAATGGTVIISSHVMALVEKMCTHVAVINRGQVCAAGTVDQVAAGGDLEERFLELVGGRHGAAKLDWLDGGADDAPIPAPIPAPVPGSAQSPIQSMAPVQSMAPVQNPIGSPAPADHTSASDGNGGVR from the coding sequence ATGACATTCGACACTTTTGCCAATTCTGTTGGTTATGCTCCGATTCCTCCCGATCCTGACGCCGCCGTGTCGATCCGCGGCCTGTTCAAGCGCTTCGACGACAAGGTCGCCGTCAATGGCTTGGCACTTGACATTCCCGTCGGTTCCTTCTATGGCTTGGTCGGTCCCAACGGCGCGGGCAAAACCACCACGCTGAACATGCTCACCGGCCTGCTCGTGCCGGATGCGGGCACGGCGATGATCCTCGGCAACGACGTGTGGAGCGATGTCAACCGCGTCAAGCGCGAGATTGGCGTGATGCCTCAGGCCGGCCAGATCTTCGACCGGCTCACAGGCCTGCAGCTGCTCGTCTATTCGGGCATGCTGCGTGGCATGCGTCGCGAGGAGGTGCTGCGCCGCGCCAACGATCTGCTGAATGCCTTCGATTTGGCGCAGTCGGCGAACACGATGGTGGTCGACTATTCCTCCGGTATGACCAAGAAGATCTGTCTTGCGGCCGCGATGATCCACAGTCCGCGCATTCTTGTGCTCGACGAGCCGTTCGAATCGGTCGATCCGGTTTCCAGCGCGAATCTGCGCGACATTCTGGTCGAATATGCGGCCACCGGCGGCACGGTGATCATCTCCTCGCATGTGATGGCGCTGGTCGAGAAGATGTGCACGCATGTGGCCGTTATCAACCGCGGTCAGGTGTGCGCGGCCGGTACCGTCGACCAGGTGGCGGCGGGTGGCGACCTGGAGGAGCGTTTCCTCGAGCTTGTCGGCGGACGTCATGGCGCGGCCAAACTCGACTGGCTCGACGGCGGCGCGGACGATGCGCCCATACCGGCTCCCATACCGGCTCCCGTACCGGGTTCCGCCCAGAGTCCGATCCAGTCCATGGCTCCGGTTCAGTCCATGGCTCCGGTCCAGAATCCGATTGGATCGCCCGCGCCGGCCGATCATACTAGTGCGTCGGATGGCAACGGAGGCGTGCGATGA
- the pepN gene encoding aminopeptidase N, translating to MPGSNLTRVEAEERKGVVEAPITYHVDLDLTRGERTFGSVSHITFDAVAGANTFLDLIADEVTAVTLNGTALDPAEVFVDDRIALNDLKESNDVVVEALCRYSNTGEGLHRSVDPTDGNVYLYSQFEVPDARRVYAVFDQPDLKAVFDFSVLAPKSWIVTSNMPVTSVEETDAETADGTLGDKPNETTKRWTFETTPVMSSYLTAVCAGPYAEWHTEYHNEDGRVVPMAQYCRQSLAAAFEKDVDYLFDITKKGFAFYAKTWGVPYPYAKYDQIYVPEYNAGAMENIGMVTIRDQYVFDSKVTDALAERRVVTVLHELAHMWFGDYVTMKWWNDLWLNESFAEFTSTLATAEATEWHDAWATFCSGEKSWALRQDQLPTTHPIVAPINDLNDTYVNFDGITYAKGASVLKQLVFYVGRERFFEGIHNYLDKHAYANATLADLLGELEATSGRDLKAWSAKWLEESGINTITPQVEADENGVLRSLTLRQTAPAEHAVLRPHRLALGFYDEDPASGKIVRVERLELDVDGETTAVAEAAGKTRPALILVNDEDLTYTKVRFDEESLAFAEANLHRFDDALARAVIWLAFWDMTRDGEFPAARFVDMTLRLLATETESTTFRYALSCMSTAAHHYVPVDARDEMLRHVAAELWTLANAADAGSDNQFQLATAYLGYGEEGDDTFAANARGLLDGTVLLPGLEIDNNFRWTIITALTSVNEMDEADVQAELVKKETTENREFALGARASHATADAKSWAWNEALHNSELTNMQLEAVAHGFSGTPRADLAEPYAKRYFDTVDWVWANKTYHMAEALLTGLYPSYADPADLTELGDAWLESHQDADNALKRLIIENVDSSRRTLKVRQYNESL from the coding sequence ATGCCCGGTTCTAACCTGACCCGAGTCGAGGCTGAGGAACGCAAAGGCGTCGTCGAGGCGCCGATCACCTATCATGTCGATTTGGATCTGACGCGTGGGGAGCGCACCTTCGGTTCGGTCTCCCATATCACATTCGATGCCGTGGCCGGCGCGAACACCTTTCTGGATCTCATCGCCGACGAGGTGACCGCGGTCACGCTCAACGGCACGGCACTGGACCCGGCCGAGGTGTTCGTCGACGACCGCATCGCGCTGAATGATCTGAAGGAAAGCAACGATGTGGTGGTGGAGGCGCTGTGCCGCTACTCCAACACCGGCGAGGGCCTGCATCGTTCGGTGGATCCCACCGACGGCAACGTCTATCTGTATTCCCAGTTCGAGGTGCCGGACGCTCGCCGCGTCTACGCCGTGTTCGACCAGCCCGATCTGAAGGCCGTGTTCGACTTCTCCGTGCTGGCGCCCAAGAGCTGGATCGTCACCTCGAATATGCCGGTGACCTCGGTGGAGGAGACCGACGCCGAAACCGCCGACGGCACCCTCGGCGACAAGCCGAACGAGACGACCAAGCGTTGGACGTTCGAGACCACCCCGGTGATGAGCTCCTATCTGACCGCCGTCTGCGCCGGTCCGTACGCCGAATGGCATACCGAATACCATAACGAGGACGGCCGCGTGGTGCCGATGGCCCAGTACTGCCGCCAATCCTTGGCCGCCGCGTTCGAGAAGGACGTCGACTACCTGTTCGACATCACCAAGAAGGGCTTCGCCTTCTATGCCAAGACGTGGGGCGTGCCCTATCCGTACGCCAAGTACGACCAGATCTATGTGCCCGAATACAACGCGGGCGCCATGGAGAACATCGGCATGGTCACCATCCGCGACCAGTACGTGTTCGACTCGAAGGTCACCGACGCGCTCGCCGAACGCCGTGTGGTGACCGTGCTGCACGAGCTGGCCCATATGTGGTTCGGCGACTATGTGACCATGAAGTGGTGGAACGACCTGTGGCTTAACGAATCCTTCGCCGAGTTCACCTCCACCCTCGCCACCGCCGAGGCCACCGAATGGCATGACGCCTGGGCCACGTTCTGCTCCGGCGAGAAGAGCTGGGCGCTGCGTCAGGACCAGCTGCCCACCACGCACCCGATCGTCGCGCCGATCAACGACCTCAACGACACCTACGTGAACTTCGACGGCATCACCTATGCCAAGGGCGCGTCCGTTCTGAAGCAGCTGGTGTTCTATGTGGGCCGTGAGCGCTTCTTCGAGGGCATCCACAACTATCTCGACAAGCATGCCTACGCCAACGCCACCCTCGCCGACCTGCTGGGCGAGCTGGAGGCCACCTCCGGCCGCGACCTGAAGGCGTGGAGCGCGAAGTGGCTGGAGGAGTCCGGCATCAACACCATCACCCCGCAGGTTGAGGCCGACGAGAACGGCGTGTTGCGTTCGCTCACCCTGCGCCAGACCGCTCCGGCCGAGCATGCCGTGCTGCGTCCGCACCGTCTGGCCCTCGGCTTCTATGACGAGGATCCCGCCAGCGGCAAGATCGTGCGCGTCGAGCGTCTGGAACTGGATGTGGACGGCGAGACGACCGCGGTGGCCGAGGCCGCCGGCAAGACCCGTCCCGCGCTGATTCTGGTCAACGACGAGGACCTGACCTACACGAAGGTCCGTTTCGATGAGGAGTCCCTCGCCTTCGCCGAGGCCAACCTGCACCGCTTCGACGACGCGCTCGCCCGTGCCGTCATCTGGCTCGCCTTCTGGGATATGACCCGCGACGGCGAGTTCCCCGCCGCGCGTTTCGTTGACATGACGCTGCGTCTGCTCGCCACTGAAACCGAGTCCACCACCTTCCGTTATGCGCTCAGCTGCATGAGCACCGCCGCGCACCATTACGTGCCCGTCGACGCCCGTGACGAGATGCTGCGCCATGTGGCGGCCGAGCTGTGGACGCTGGCCAATGCGGCCGACGCCGGCTCCGACAACCAGTTCCAGCTGGCCACCGCCTATCTGGGCTATGGCGAGGAGGGCGACGACACGTTCGCCGCGAACGCGCGCGGTCTGCTCGACGGCACGGTTCTCCTGCCCGGGCTTGAGATCGACAACAATTTCCGTTGGACGATCATCACCGCGCTCACCTCGGTCAATGAGATGGACGAGGCTGATGTGCAGGCCGAACTGGTCAAGAAGGAGACCACGGAGAACCGTGAGTTCGCGCTGGGTGCCCGCGCCTCCCACGCCACGGCCGATGCGAAGAGCTGGGCCTGGAACGAGGCGCTGCACAACAGCGAACTGACGAATATGCAGCTGGAGGCCGTGGCCCATGGATTCTCCGGCACGCCGCGTGCCGATCTGGCCGAACCGTATGCGAAGCGGTACTTCGACACGGTCGACTGGGTGTGGGCGAACAAAACCTACCATATGGCCGAAGCGCTGCTGACCGGCCTGTACCCGTCCTACGCCGATCCGGCGGACTTGACGGAACTGGGCGACGCGTGGCTCGAATCGCACCAGGATGCGGACAACGCGCTCAAGCGACTGATCATCGAGAACGTGGATTCGTCGCGCCGCACGCTGAAGGTCCGCCAGTACAACGAATCCCTCTGA
- a CDS encoding ABC transporter permease, with amino-acid sequence MTIALNIVRLRWALTFAAMRKSVWQTVGYVVCLAMGAMCVIGVAVGAFVLGFGPDLMGSSAGEAATVARDYASVTRCVVVIVAACLLLFVAAIQLMLIGEGSSLSPKKFELYGIEDRTLQFGLLLAGLAGAPAIGGTLAFALWAMAYRWMGPVPVLVAVVAAPLAVVTMISISRMIISLATSMVTSTRGRTMFYIVTTVVFILLCQMPSIVLNTSVDNEGFDTAALMAGGTMLADILAWTPLAAAFQLPFDAFAGAWLPLCGRLAVLALTWVVCFMVCTWCLRRERLVAGRDAATATIKGIGAFSWMPDSPSGAISARLLISMRRDPRLSVMFLMPLLFVVIFGIQSHGLSVMIWQSLTWMGLFMMMIEGNGLAYDGGGFTMQVLAGVRGRDDRFGRVRVYATFSLVYMLILSLGIFAFTGDWRTGDGLALGLVCTSIGIGVVFAGLGLAEVLSCVLMYPVPSIEKPFSSPQGRMAAQGFFPFAHLFGSIILMLPTGIVALVLGLAVGDAMVMLAGVAVAALVNGVVALLVGSWLGGKLMDARMVKIVQTLESFASLQK; translated from the coding sequence ATGACCATCGCGTTGAATATCGTCCGCCTGCGTTGGGCGCTGACCTTCGCCGCCATGCGCAAATCCGTATGGCAGACCGTCGGATACGTCGTCTGCCTGGCGATGGGCGCCATGTGCGTCATCGGCGTGGCGGTGGGCGCGTTCGTCCTCGGTTTCGGTCCTGATCTGATGGGATCGTCGGCGGGCGAGGCTGCCACCGTCGCCCGCGATTACGCGTCGGTGACCCGTTGCGTGGTCGTTATCGTCGCGGCCTGCCTGCTGCTGTTCGTCGCGGCGATACAACTCATGCTGATCGGCGAGGGATCCTCACTGAGCCCTAAAAAATTCGAATTATATGGCATCGAGGACCGCACGCTGCAGTTCGGTCTGCTGCTCGCCGGACTCGCCGGAGCCCCTGCCATCGGCGGCACGCTCGCCTTCGCGCTGTGGGCCATGGCCTACCGTTGGATGGGGCCGGTGCCCGTGCTGGTGGCGGTCGTCGCCGCGCCGCTGGCCGTCGTCACGATGATCAGCATCTCGCGCATGATCATCTCGCTGGCCACCTCGATGGTCACTTCCACGCGTGGTCGGACCATGTTCTATATCGTCACGACGGTGGTGTTCATTCTGCTATGCCAGATGCCGAGCATCGTGCTCAACACCAGTGTGGACAACGAAGGCTTCGACACGGCCGCCCTAATGGCCGGCGGCACGATGCTCGCCGACATTCTGGCTTGGACGCCGCTCGCGGCCGCCTTCCAACTGCCCTTCGACGCCTTTGCCGGCGCGTGGCTGCCATTGTGCGGCCGTCTCGCCGTGCTTGCGCTCACCTGGGTGGTGTGTTTCATGGTCTGCACTTGGTGCCTGCGCCGCGAACGTCTGGTCGCCGGGCGCGATGCCGCGACGGCCACGATCAAAGGCATCGGCGCGTTCTCGTGGATGCCCGACTCGCCCTCCGGCGCGATCTCCGCCCGACTGCTTATTTCGATGCGCCGCGATCCGCGCCTGTCGGTGATGTTCCTCATGCCGCTGCTGTTCGTGGTGATTTTCGGCATTCAGTCGCACGGTCTTTCCGTGATGATCTGGCAGTCGCTCACCTGGATGGGCCTGTTCATGATGATGATCGAAGGCAACGGCCTGGCCTATGACGGCGGCGGGTTCACCATGCAGGTGCTCGCCGGCGTGCGCGGACGCGACGACCGCTTCGGCCGCGTGCGTGTCTACGCGACGTTCTCGCTGGTCTACATGCTGATCCTCTCCTTGGGTATCTTCGCGTTCACGGGGGATTGGCGCACCGGCGATGGGCTGGCGCTCGGCCTGGTGTGCACCAGCATCGGCATCGGCGTCGTGTTCGCGGGTCTCGGTCTGGCCGAAGTGCTGTCCTGCGTGCTCATGTACCCGGTGCCCTCGATCGAGAAACCGTTCTCGTCCCCGCAGGGGCGCATGGCCGCACAGGGATTCTTTCCTTTCGCGCATCTGTTCGGCTCCATCATCCTTATGCTGCCGACCGGCATCGTGGCGCTGGTGCTTGGTCTGGCCGTGGGCGATGCCATGGTCATGTTGGCGGGCGTCGCCGTGGCCGCGTTGGTCAACGGCGTCGTGGCGTTGCTTGTGGGTTCATGGCTTGGCGGTAAGCTGATGGATGCGCGAATGGTCAAGATCGTCCAGACGCTCGAATCGTTCGCCAGCCTGCAGAAGTGA
- a CDS encoding AI-2E family transporter: protein MSINDEDNERIDFASVFPSKGDARRPPEWFGRALLYTAIAVFLAYFVWRSWSKIDYIVLDVVISIFIALAVEPMVVALVRHGWKRGVASASALLLLCVAIVGLLALFGNMFVQQVVGMVRGMPALYQQIADLVAQYTTFRLPEIDSLGTEIIKNLQTSWVTDFAGQALNTTMGVFSVLIDLLTVLMVTFYVSAAGPKMRRSLCQWMGPSQQRRFLLVWTIVQEQISGFLFSRSILALINATCTGIFLEVIHVPYWLPLAIFCGLVSQFIPVVGTYVGGALPVLFAWSNNGVPAALAVLVFIVVYQQIENMILSPKISQRTMDLNEAVAFLAVLLFGSLFGALGAFLALPITASLQAVFRAYTKRYELVDSPLMNDPEPVKKSKVVEASEAIADHVIKPVAEHMPRAAKSTAGRVPINDELRRLQEQIYNIPSSERQDDDEESATVAIPKNVLSGQARRPLAGADGTVDEGDVLDDGREEEDGGPSPAGDNPRAGWR from the coding sequence ATGAGCATCAACGATGAAGACAACGAGCGGATCGATTTCGCGTCGGTGTTCCCATCCAAGGGGGACGCGCGCCGGCCTCCGGAATGGTTCGGGCGCGCCCTGCTGTACACGGCCATAGCCGTGTTCCTGGCGTATTTCGTCTGGAGGTCGTGGAGCAAAATCGACTACATCGTGCTCGATGTGGTCATCTCCATCTTCATCGCGTTGGCGGTGGAGCCGATGGTCGTCGCCTTGGTGCGGCACGGGTGGAAGCGGGGCGTCGCCTCGGCCTCCGCCCTGCTGCTGCTGTGCGTGGCGATCGTCGGCCTGCTGGCCCTGTTCGGCAACATGTTCGTGCAGCAGGTCGTCGGCATGGTGCGGGGGATGCCCGCGCTCTACCAGCAGATCGCCGATCTGGTGGCCCAATACACCACGTTCAGGCTGCCGGAGATCGACAGTCTGGGCACGGAGATCATCAAGAACCTGCAGACCTCGTGGGTCACCGACTTCGCCGGTCAGGCGCTCAACACCACGATGGGCGTCTTCAGCGTGCTGATCGACCTGCTTACCGTGCTGATGGTGACCTTCTACGTTTCGGCGGCCGGCCCCAAAATGCGCCGTTCGCTGTGCCAGTGGATGGGGCCCTCCCAGCAGCGCCGTTTTCTGCTGGTGTGGACGATCGTGCAGGAGCAGATCTCCGGATTCCTGTTCTCTCGTTCGATTCTCGCGCTGATCAACGCCACCTGCACCGGCATCTTCCTTGAGGTCATCCACGTGCCCTACTGGCTGCCGTTGGCGATTTTCTGCGGACTGGTCTCCCAGTTCATCCCCGTGGTCGGCACCTACGTCGGCGGCGCGCTGCCGGTGCTGTTCGCATGGAGCAACAACGGTGTGCCGGCCGCGCTCGCCGTGCTGGTGTTCATCGTCGTCTATCAGCAGATCGAGAATATGATCCTCTCGCCGAAGATCTCGCAGCGCACGATGGACCTCAACGAGGCCGTGGCCTTCCTTGCCGTGCTGCTGTTCGGCTCTTTGTTCGGCGCGCTCGGCGCGTTCCTGGCGCTGCCGATCACCGCCAGCCTGCAGGCCGTGTTCCGCGCCTACACCAAACGGTACGAGCTGGTCGACTCGCCGTTGATGAACGACCCCGAACCGGTGAAGAAATCCAAGGTGGTGGAGGCCAGCGAGGCGATTGCCGACCATGTGATCAAGCCGGTCGCCGAGCATATGCCGCGTGCGGCCAAAAGCACGGCCGGCCGCGTGCCGATCAACGACGAGCTGCGCCGTCTGCAGGAGCAGATCTACAATATTCCCTCGTCCGAACGTCAGGACGACGACGAGGAATCCGCCACGGTGGCGATTCCGAAGAACGTGCTGTCCGGACAGGCCCGACGTCCGCTCGCAGGTGCCGATGGGACCGTCGATGAGGGCGATGTCTTGGACGACGGCCGCGAGGAGGAGGACGGCGGCCCGTCTCCCGCCGGCGACAATCCTCGTGCGGGGTGGCGCTGA
- a CDS encoding D-alanyl-D-alanine carboxypeptidase/D-alanyl-D-alanine-endopeptidase: MAFETADQRPDRPGTQTVRDMRRRRWTVLLSSALTVALCVGYAVADVFDVAPGLLTLQPVSVRDYADPSVVRVGDGVVGDLDTTRTVDQQAAADLIETLVSTDGIGEDLSVIIADAQGNVVAQYEADTPREPASTMKTLTALAASTTLDMASTFDTETYLIQHDDGTATLVLTGNGDMLLGEGESDSEHVNGRAGLGTLAASTASALAQRGITAVTLVYDDTLFGDLRSPEGIEENNGDHLYYTPVSSMAVDGGRQWSSALSKPSDPDDSSSYPPLSQTTAADAADVFAARLGEYGITVNGSPSAGTTPDDLSPIASVSSATLGEVLAFMLRNSDNTLAEEFGRLTALARGSHNSPAGATATVAEVLRELGIDTTGLAMADCSGLTPGSQVTVRTLAAVQTRNLTVGNGASAAEGLSIAGLVGTARARYTDEAAAGLLRVKTGSLGTVTSMAGNVSRTGGGALSFAVVVNDPTDYAAARSAIDVFVTALAGL, translated from the coding sequence TTGGCTTTCGAGACGGCGGATCAGCGGCCCGATCGGCCTGGGACCCAGACCGTGCGCGACATGCGGCGGCGTCGGTGGACCGTTCTGCTGTCGTCGGCGCTCACCGTGGCGTTATGCGTGGGATACGCCGTGGCCGACGTGTTCGATGTGGCCCCCGGACTGCTGACGCTGCAGCCCGTCTCCGTGCGCGACTATGCCGATCCGTCCGTCGTGCGCGTCGGTGATGGGGTGGTGGGCGACCTCGACACGACGAGAACCGTCGACCAGCAGGCCGCCGCCGATCTCATCGAAACGCTGGTCTCCACCGACGGCATTGGAGAAGATCTTTCGGTGATCATCGCCGACGCCCAAGGCAACGTCGTGGCGCAATACGAGGCGGACACCCCGCGCGAGCCGGCCTCCACCATGAAGACGCTGACCGCGCTCGCCGCCTCCACCACTTTGGATATGGCCTCGACCTTCGACACCGAAACCTATCTCATCCAACACGACGACGGCACCGCCACACTGGTGCTCACCGGCAACGGCGACATGCTGCTCGGCGAAGGCGAAAGCGATTCCGAGCACGTCAACGGGCGCGCCGGATTGGGCACGCTGGCGGCATCGACGGCCTCCGCGCTGGCGCAGCGCGGCATCACCGCCGTCACGTTGGTCTACGACGACACCCTATTCGGCGATCTGCGCTCGCCCGAGGGCATCGAGGAGAACAACGGCGACCATCTCTACTACACGCCCGTCTCATCCATGGCGGTGGATGGCGGACGCCAATGGTCGAGCGCCCTGTCCAAACCCTCCGATCCCGACGATTCCTCGTCGTATCCGCCGCTGTCGCAGACCACCGCGGCCGATGCGGCCGATGTGTTCGCCGCCCGTCTGGGCGAATATGGCATCACCGTGAACGGGTCGCCCAGTGCGGGAACGACTCCGGACGATCTTTCTCCGATCGCCAGCGTCTCGTCGGCCACGCTGGGGGAGGTGCTCGCCTTCATGCTGCGCAATTCGGACAACACGCTCGCCGAGGAATTCGGCAGACTGACCGCTCTCGCGCGCGGCTCCCATAACTCGCCGGCCGGCGCGACGGCCACGGTCGCGGAGGTCCTCCGCGAATTGGGCATCGACACCACCGGTCTGGCGATGGCGGACTGCTCGGGACTGACCCCCGGCTCCCAAGTGACCGTGCGCACGTTGGCCGCCGTGCAGACGCGCAACCTGACGGTCGGCAACGGTGCCTCCGCCGCCGAAGGCCTGTCCATCGCCGGTCTGGTCGGCACCGCGCGCGCCCGATACACCGACGAGGCGGCTGCCGGACTGCTGCGGGTGAAAACCGGAAGTCTCGGCACGGTCACCTCGATGGCCGGCAACGTCTCGCGGACCGGCGGCGGCGCGCTCTCCTTCGCCGTGGTCGTCAACGATCCCACGGATTACGCGGCCGCGCGTTCAGCGATCGACGTGTTCGTAACCG
- a CDS encoding glycosyltransferase family 2 protein: MLLLNVLDVLLVILGAAGILYQAACIIMSLLAKPARFPDAPEDKHFAVLISARNEQNVVGNLIGSIREQTYPGELIDIWLVADNCTDETAQVGRDLGCHVIERHNTEQIGKGYALSYLLNHMIDSGAAERYDAYFVFDADNKLDRHYVAEMNKAYQSGFRILTSYRNSVNLADNWVSSGSALWFIRESRFLNSSRMIFGSSCHVGGTGFMFSREVMQRNKGWKFHLLTEDLEFTMDSILHGDRIGYCGTAILYDEQPVTFAQSWRQRLRWSKGFLQVFRYYGEALIKRAVRERDFSCIDFTLLLCPFTVLGVIRVVMGCLFAAFGFVTWPSQLQSLSGWSSGIITSILGMMALAALTIIVERDQIGATNKELFAYVLSFPIYMLSYVPISFQAIFAKAQWKPIQHKGAAS, encoded by the coding sequence ATGTTGTTGCTGAACGTGTTGGATGTCCTGCTGGTCATTCTCGGAGCGGCCGGCATCCTGTACCAGGCCGCCTGCATCATCATGTCGCTGCTGGCCAAGCCGGCGCGCTTCCCCGACGCGCCCGAGGACAAGCATTTCGCCGTGCTGATCTCCGCGCGCAATGAGCAGAACGTGGTCGGCAATCTCATCGGCTCGATCCGTGAGCAGACCTATCCCGGCGAGCTTATCGACATCTGGCTGGTGGCCGACAACTGCACCGACGAGACCGCCCAGGTGGGACGCGATCTGGGATGCCATGTGATCGAACGGCACAACACCGAACAGATCGGCAAGGGCTACGCGCTCAGCTATCTGCTCAACCATATGATCGACTCCGGCGCGGCCGAACGGTACGACGCGTATTTCGTCTTCGACGCGGACAACAAACTCGACCGCCACTATGTCGCGGAGATGAACAAGGCCTACCAGTCGGGATTCCGCATTCTGACCAGCTATCGCAATTCGGTGAACCTCGCCGACAACTGGGTGTCTTCGGGCTCGGCGCTGTGGTTCATCCGCGAATCGCGGTTCCTCAACAGCTCGCGTATGATCTTCGGCTCCAGTTGCCATGTGGGCGGCACCGGATTCATGTTCTCTCGCGAGGTGATGCAGCGCAACAAGGGCTGGAAATTCCATCTGCTCACCGAAGATCTCGAATTCACGATGGATTCGATTCTGCACGGCGACCGCATCGGCTATTGCGGCACCGCCATTCTGTACGACGAGCAGCCGGTCACCTTCGCGCAGAGCTGGCGCCAGCGCCTGCGGTGGAGCAAGGGATTCCTGCAGGTGTTCCGCTATTACGGCGAGGCGCTGATCAAACGCGCCGTGCGCGAACGCGACTTCTCCTGCATCGATTTCACGTTGCTGCTGTGCCCGTTCACCGTGCTTGGTGTGATACGCGTGGTGATGGGATGCCTGTTCGCCGCGTTCGGTTTCGTGACCTGGCCCAGCCAATTGCAGTCGCTGAGCGGATGGTCGAGCGGCATCATCACCAGCATTCTCGGCATGATGGCGTTGGCGGCCCTGACGATCATCGTGGAGCGCGACCAGATCGGCGCCACCAACAAGGAGCTGTTCGCCTACGTGCTCAGCTTCCCGATCTACATGCTCAGCTATGTGCCGATCTCCTTCCAAGCCATCTTCGCCAAAGCCCAATGGAAACCCATACAACATAAAGGCGCGGCCTCGTAA